A region from the uncultured Stenotrophomonas sp. genome encodes:
- the bamE gene encoding Outer membrane protein assembly factor BamE, with protein sequence MRKLLLIAVVALSTTACGIIYKQPIYQGNLIHAEAVAQLQVGQSKQQVNALLGTPSIPDPFHAQRWDYTSSQRTDRLGTTEMKNFTVFFENDRVVRWEGDYFPNQDAELAKKSVRQFGRNLAKDKKKGR encoded by the coding sequence ATGCGCAAGCTCCTGTTGATCGCCGTCGTCGCTCTGTCCACCACCGCCTGCGGCATCATCTACAAGCAGCCCATCTACCAGGGCAACCTGATCCACGCCGAAGCCGTGGCGCAGCTGCAGGTGGGCCAGAGCAAGCAACAGGTCAACGCGCTGCTGGGCACGCCGTCCATCCCCGACCCGTTCCATGCCCAGCGCTGGGACTACACCTCCAGCCAGCGGACCGACCGCCTGGGCACGACCGAAATGAAGAACTTCACCGTGTTCTTCGAGAACGACCGGGTCGTGCGCTGGGAGGGCGACTATTTCCCCAACCAGGACGCGGAGCTGGCCAAGAAGAGCGTGCGCCAGTTCGGCCGCAACCTCGCCAAGGACAAGAAGAAGGGCCGCTGA
- the fliD gene encoding Flagellar protein, translating into MATSLAAVGSGLDIPTLVSQLVANERKPVADRINTQGTAATTQLSAYGSIKSSLSSLQSSLAALTKSADAPAYKTTVPDGSGFGATVVTDASTGKTLATAGTYNVEVLSLAQSQKLSSGAFATDATVGDGTLKIAWGDETLDVEIKPDSTLSDIAAAINKAAGGKGVNATIITADDGQHLVLNAVGAGTEGALTISTSGGNGGLSALTWDGSSGGLSQTVEATNARVRVDGFERESSSNSISDLIPGITLNLTKAEAGTTKTLTVSQDNSPLKINLQAFVSAYNASVNLLKSSSAYDATNDKAAALTGDSLVRGLQQQLRSQLSANVVDMKALGLAIGTDGTLTLSSSTFDKAMADNPAAASALLGKDGKLSTSLSSMLKSNLDSTGTLTLRTDSLNKQIKKLEKDLDDLDARMEKVSARYTAQFTAMDTLVAQMQSTSNYLTQQLSALQQTKS; encoded by the coding sequence ATGGCCACCTCCCTTGCTGCCGTCGGCTCCGGCCTGGACATCCCCACCCTGGTCTCGCAGCTGGTGGCCAACGAGCGCAAGCCGGTGGCCGACCGCATCAACACCCAGGGCACGGCCGCCACCACCCAGCTTTCGGCATACGGCAGCATCAAGAGCTCGCTGAGCAGCCTGCAGTCCTCGCTGGCGGCGTTGACCAAGAGCGCCGACGCCCCCGCCTACAAGACCACGGTGCCGGATGGCAGCGGCTTCGGCGCCACCGTGGTGACCGATGCCAGCACTGGCAAGACCCTGGCTACCGCCGGCACCTACAACGTCGAGGTGCTGAGCCTGGCGCAATCGCAGAAGCTCAGCTCGGGGGCCTTCGCCACCGACGCCACGGTGGGCGACGGGACGTTGAAAATCGCCTGGGGCGACGAAACCCTCGACGTCGAGATAAAACCCGACAGCACGCTCTCCGACATCGCCGCGGCCATCAACAAGGCCGCAGGCGGCAAGGGGGTCAACGCCACCATCATCACCGCCGACGATGGTCAGCACCTGGTGCTCAACGCGGTCGGTGCCGGCACCGAAGGCGCCCTGACCATCTCGACCAGCGGTGGCAACGGCGGCCTGTCCGCGCTGACCTGGGATGGCAGCAGCGGCGGCCTGAGCCAGACCGTGGAGGCCACCAATGCGCGCGTGCGTGTGGACGGGTTCGAGCGCGAGTCCAGCAGCAACAGCATCAGCGACCTGATCCCCGGCATCACCCTGAACCTGACCAAGGCCGAGGCTGGCACCACCAAGACTCTGACCGTCAGCCAGGACAACAGCCCGCTCAAGATCAACCTGCAGGCCTTCGTCAGCGCCTACAACGCCTCGGTCAACCTGCTCAAGTCGTCCAGCGCCTATGACGCGACCAACGACAAGGCTGCCGCACTGACCGGCGACTCGCTGGTGCGCGGCCTGCAACAGCAGCTGCGCAGCCAATTGAGCGCCAACGTCGTCGACATGAAGGCGCTGGGCCTGGCCATCGGCACCGATGGCACGTTGACGCTGAGCAGCAGCACTTTCGACAAGGCGATGGCCGACAACCCCGCCGCCGCATCCGCGCTGCTCGGCAAGGACGGCAAACTGTCCACCTCGCTGTCCTCCATGCTCAAGAGCAACCTGGACAGCACCGGCACCCTGACCCTGCGCACCGACTCCCTCAACAAGCAGATCAAGAAGCTGGAAAAGGATCTGGACGACCTGGATGCGCGCATGGAGAAGGTCTCGGCGCGCTACACCGCGCAGTTCACCGCGATGGATACGCTGGTGGCGCAGATGCAGAGCACCAGCAACTACCTGACCCAGCAATTGAGCGCCTTGCAGCAGACGAAGAGCTGA
- a CDS encoding hypothetical protein (Evidence 5 : No homology to any previously reported sequences): protein MGLSRQGPIATCVAPMPAQKNSGAVAWATAPLPYGDTAPEGASRGRINFALKPNDMLPLLVSAAVLWLLPPPHCTQYRSGELPVPTPNQESESWHKSSTPTSCRSMLSAT from the coding sequence ATGGGGCTTTCCCGACAAGGCCCCATCGCGACTTGCGTCGCTCCTATGCCAGCCCAAAAAAACAGCGGCGCGGTGGCCTGGGCCACCGCGCCGCTTCCATATGGCGATACCGCCCCCGAAGGGGCCAGCCGCGGGCGCATCAACTTTGCCCTAAAGCCGAACGACATGCTGCCGTTATTGGTATCAGCAGCGGTGCTATGGCTCCTACCCCCGCCCCACTGCACCCAGTACCGGTCAGGCGAACTGCCGGTTCCAACGCCAAATCAGGAATCCGAATCATGGCACAAGTCATCAACACCAACATCATGTCGCTCAATGCTCAGCGCAACCTGA
- the smpB gene encoding trans-translation protein (Evidence 2a : Function of homologous gene experimentally demonstrated in an other organism; PubMedId : 10393194, 12102625, 2045357, 7524073; Product type f : factor) — MSKKPGKDKAKKAVADKTIALNKRARHEYHLEDRVEAGLVLQGWEVKAIRAGRGNMTDAYAYVKDGEIYLIGAQITPLIQASTHTVPEDRRQRKLLLHRREIDKLIGRVERDGYTLVPTAMYWSKNKIKLEIALAKGKQDHDKRDAAKDRDWAREKQRALRAHNRNA; from the coding sequence ATGAGCAAGAAACCCGGCAAGGATAAAGCAAAGAAGGCGGTGGCCGACAAAACCATCGCGTTGAACAAGCGCGCGCGCCATGAATACCACCTGGAAGACCGGGTCGAGGCCGGGCTGGTGCTGCAGGGCTGGGAGGTCAAGGCCATCCGCGCCGGGCGCGGCAACATGACCGACGCCTACGCCTACGTGAAGGATGGCGAGATCTACCTGATCGGCGCGCAGATCACCCCGCTGATCCAGGCCTCCACCCACACCGTTCCCGAAGACCGCCGCCAGCGCAAACTGCTGCTGCACCGGCGCGAGATCGACAAGCTGATCGGCCGCGTCGAGCGCGACGGCTACACGCTGGTGCCCACCGCGATGTACTGGAGCAAGAACAAGATCAAGCTCGAGATCGCGCTGGCCAAGGGCAAGCAGGACCACGACAAGCGCGACGCCGCCAAGGACCGCGACTGGGCGCGCGAGAAGCAGCGCGCCCTGCGTGCGCACAACCGCAACGCCTGA
- the fliS gene encoding Flagellar protein FliS, which translates to MYGSSRNHAEQYRKVGVSTRVVDADPHKLVAMLFEGANERMRRAEAFLAQGNQAMKGKVIGEACAIIGHLNGSLDHEAGGEIASNLSALYDFVIQRLTEANLNNDAEALRESLTVMSEIESAWNAIPGEQRHMPMAAGA; encoded by the coding sequence ATGTACGGTTCCAGCCGCAACCACGCAGAGCAGTATCGCAAGGTCGGGGTCTCGACCCGGGTTGTGGATGCCGACCCGCACAAGCTGGTGGCCATGCTGTTCGAAGGCGCCAACGAGCGCATGCGCCGCGCCGAGGCCTTCCTCGCCCAGGGCAACCAGGCCATGAAAGGCAAGGTGATCGGCGAGGCATGCGCCATCATCGGCCATCTCAACGGTTCGCTCGATCATGAAGCCGGCGGCGAGATCGCCAGCAATCTGTCGGCGCTGTACGACTTCGTCATCCAGCGCCTGACCGAGGCCAACCTGAACAACGATGCCGAGGCGCTGCGGGAATCGCTCACGGTAATGAGCGAAATCGAATCGGCCTGGAACGCCATCCCCGGCGAACAGCGCCACATGCCGATGGCGGCCGGCGCCTGA
- the recN gene encoding recombination and repair protein (Evidence 2a : Function of homologous gene experimentally demonstrated in an other organism; PubMedId : 3037486; Product type cp : cell process) produces MLRHLSIKDFAVVRATELEFGPGMTVVSGETGAGKSLMVDALGYLSGLRADSGVVRHGAGRAELSAEFALANDAPARQWLRDNELDDDEQCQLRRVIRADGGSRAFINGRPVPVSLLSELATFLVEIHGQHEQQALLSRPSQLALLDAYARNDAERAAVRAAAGRWQALLDECEALSQQGDVSDRLGFLAHQLDELQREELEPAAVAALAASHRRQAHSAALIEACQRAGSTLNGDDGPSLLGLLQQVRHELSRVSQHDARLGEIDAMLDAAGIQLHEALAQLDRVQDDLDSDPDAFEDIERRLGRLHDLARKHRVPMEELAATRERLEAEMEQLRGADERLSRLAGEIDAAAAHWQAQAALLSASRNEAAKALSATTTALIGELGMGGGQFLIELEPQAQPKPDPNGAERAEFLVAANAGQPPRALRKVASGGELSRISLAIEVAALGLDAVPTMVFDEVDSGIGGAVADIVGGKLRALGERRQVLCVTHLPQVAAKGHAHYRVSKAPVEGMTQSAVELLDGKGREEELARMLGGAEVSKEARAAARKLLAEA; encoded by the coding sequence ATGCTCAGACATCTTTCGATCAAGGATTTTGCCGTCGTCCGCGCCACCGAACTGGAATTCGGGCCGGGCATGACCGTGGTTTCCGGCGAAACCGGCGCCGGCAAGTCGCTGATGGTCGACGCGCTGGGCTACCTGTCCGGCCTGCGCGCCGACAGCGGCGTGGTCCGCCACGGTGCCGGCCGCGCCGAGTTGTCGGCCGAGTTCGCGCTGGCCAACGACGCCCCCGCACGGCAATGGCTGCGTGACAACGAGCTGGACGACGACGAGCAATGCCAGCTGCGCCGGGTGATCCGTGCCGATGGCGGCTCGCGCGCCTTCATCAACGGCCGCCCGGTGCCGGTGTCGCTATTGTCGGAACTGGCCACGTTCCTGGTCGAGATCCACGGCCAGCATGAACAGCAGGCGCTGCTCTCGCGCCCCAGCCAGCTGGCCCTGCTCGACGCCTATGCCCGCAACGATGCCGAGCGTGCCGCCGTGCGCGCCGCCGCCGGCCGGTGGCAGGCGCTGCTGGACGAATGCGAGGCACTGTCGCAGCAGGGCGACGTCTCCGACCGCCTCGGCTTCCTCGCCCACCAGCTTGACGAACTGCAGCGTGAAGAGCTGGAACCGGCAGCGGTGGCGGCGCTGGCCGCCAGCCACCGCCGGCAGGCGCACTCGGCTGCATTGATCGAGGCCTGCCAGCGGGCCGGCAGCACCCTCAACGGTGACGACGGCCCCTCGCTGCTCGGCCTGCTGCAGCAGGTGCGGCACGAGCTGTCGCGGGTCAGCCAGCACGACGCGCGGCTGGGCGAGATCGACGCCATGCTCGACGCCGCCGGCATCCAGTTGCACGAGGCCCTGGCGCAACTGGACCGCGTGCAGGACGACCTGGACAGCGACCCGGACGCCTTCGAAGACATCGAGCGCCGCCTTGGCCGCCTACACGACCTGGCCCGCAAGCACCGCGTGCCGATGGAAGAGCTGGCCGCCACCCGCGAGCGCCTCGAGGCCGAGATGGAACAGTTGCGCGGCGCCGACGAACGCCTGTCGCGGCTGGCCGGCGAGATCGACGCCGCCGCCGCGCACTGGCAGGCGCAGGCCGCGCTGCTCAGCGCCAGCCGCAACGAGGCGGCCAAGGCACTGTCGGCCACCACCACCGCCCTGATCGGCGAGCTGGGCATGGGCGGCGGCCAGTTCCTGATCGAACTGGAGCCCCAGGCCCAGCCGAAGCCGGACCCCAACGGCGCCGAGCGCGCCGAATTCCTCGTCGCCGCCAACGCCGGCCAGCCTCCGCGTGCCCTGCGCAAGGTCGCCTCCGGCGGCGAGCTGTCGCGCATCTCGCTGGCCATCGAGGTCGCCGCGCTCGGGCTGGATGCAGTGCCGACGATGGTGTTCGACGAAGTGGATTCGGGCATCGGCGGCGCGGTGGCCGACATCGTCGGCGGCAAGCTGCGTGCGCTCGGCGAACGCCGGCAGGTACTGTGCGTGACCCACCTGCCGCAGGTCGCCGCCAAGGGCCACGCGCATTACCGGGTCAGCAAGGCGCCGGTGGAGGGCATGACCCAGAGCGCGGTGGAACTGCTCGATGGCAAGGGGCGCGAGGAGGAACTGGCGCGCATGCTCGGCGGTGCCGAAGTCAGCAAGGAGGCGCGGGCCGCCGCTCGCAAGCTGCTGGCGGAAGCCTGA
- the fliC gene encoding A-type flagellin — protein MAQVINTNIMSLNAQRNLTTSGTSLATTIQRLSSGSRINSAKDDAAGLAISERFSTQIRGLDVATRNANDGISLAQTAEGAMVEIGNNLQRIRELAVQSSNATNSDSDREALNAEVSQLLKEIDRVANQTSFNGTKLLNGDFTGALFQVGADAGQTIGINSIVDANVDGLGKMNFAADTTAVTVATTASGGATAAGSISGIKVSVQAVGASSATTINIDDVKFDVGDDTVAIGKKVASAINDKMDQTGVYAKVDSAGAITLQAVKGDQYTTNLAFGSNSPTVTGQTTGVTTGATAFTAQTDANVTSTKVAGTLDISTFIGSQQALEVVDKALTAVNSSRADMGAIQNRFSSTISNLATTSENLSASRSRIRDTDYAKETAELTRTQILQQAGTAMLAQANSATQNVLSLLG, from the coding sequence ATGGCACAAGTCATCAACACCAACATCATGTCGCTCAATGCTCAGCGCAACCTGACCACGAGCGGCACCAGCCTGGCCACCACCATCCAGCGCCTTTCCTCCGGCTCGCGCATCAACAGCGCCAAGGACGACGCCGCCGGCCTGGCCATCTCCGAGCGTTTCAGCACCCAGATCCGCGGCCTGGACGTTGCCACCCGCAACGCCAACGACGGTATCTCGCTGGCGCAGACCGCCGAAGGCGCGATGGTCGAAATCGGCAACAACCTGCAGCGTATCCGCGAGCTGGCGGTGCAGTCGTCCAACGCCACCAACTCCGACTCCGACCGCGAGGCGCTGAACGCCGAAGTCAGCCAGTTGCTGAAGGAAATCGACCGCGTCGCCAACCAGACCAGCTTCAACGGCACCAAGCTGCTGAACGGCGACTTCACCGGCGCCCTGTTCCAGGTCGGCGCCGATGCCGGCCAGACCATCGGCATCAACAGCATCGTCGACGCCAATGTTGACGGCTTGGGCAAGATGAACTTTGCCGCCGACACCACGGCTGTCACCGTAGCGACCACGGCTTCGGGCGGCGCGACTGCCGCCGGCTCGATCTCGGGCATCAAGGTCAGCGTGCAGGCGGTTGGCGCGTCTTCCGCCACGACCATCAACATCGACGACGTGAAGTTCGACGTTGGCGATGACACTGTGGCAATCGGCAAGAAGGTGGCCTCCGCCATCAACGACAAGATGGACCAGACCGGTGTCTATGCCAAGGTTGATTCTGCAGGTGCCATCACCTTGCAGGCAGTCAAGGGCGACCAGTACACCACCAACCTCGCCTTTGGCAGCAACTCCCCGACCGTTACCGGCCAGACCACGGGCGTGACCACGGGCGCTACCGCTTTCACCGCCCAGACCGATGCCAACGTCACTTCCACGAAGGTCGCCGGCACGCTGGACATCTCCACCTTCATCGGCTCGCAGCAGGCGCTGGAAGTGGTGGACAAGGCGCTGACCGCGGTGAACAGCTCGCGCGCCGACATGGGTGCGATCCAGAACCGCTTCAGCTCCACCATCTCCAACCTGGCCACCACCTCGGAAAACCTGTCGGCCTCGCGCAGCCGTATCCGCGACACCGACTACGCCAAGGAAACGGCCGAACTGACCCGCACGCAGATCCTGCAGCAGGCCGGTACCGCCATGCTGGCCCAGGCCAACAGCGCCACCCAGAACGTGCTCAGCCTGCTGGGCTGA
- the yfjG gene encoding conserved hypothetical protein (Evidence 4 : Homologs of previously reported genes of unknown function): MPTIRRSALVEQPAAHMFDLVNDVAAYPRRFRWCDRAEILEEGPERLVARLDLGLGSFRTWFMTENALQRPSSIDMQLKDGPFKRLHGRWQFLPLSDAACKVSLELEFEPASRLLGPALALGFQGLADRMVNDFVRVAEQGG, from the coding sequence ATGCCTACCATCCGCCGCAGTGCTCTGGTCGAACAGCCGGCCGCGCACATGTTCGATCTGGTCAATGACGTTGCCGCCTACCCGCGGCGTTTCCGCTGGTGCGACAGGGCGGAAATCCTGGAAGAGGGGCCGGAGCGGCTGGTTGCGCGGCTGGACCTGGGGTTGGGGTCGTTCCGTACCTGGTTCATGACCGAGAACGCGTTACAGCGCCCCTCCAGCATCGACATGCAGTTGAAGGATGGCCCGTTCAAGCGCCTGCATGGCCGCTGGCAGTTCCTGCCGCTGTCCGATGCCGCCTGCAAGGTCAGCCTGGAGCTGGAATTCGAGCCGGCCTCGCGCCTGCTCGGGCCGGCGCTGGCGCTGGGTTTCCAGGGACTGGCCGACCGCATGGTCAACGATTTCGTGCGCGTGGCCGAGCAGGGGGGCTGA
- the dnaK gene encoding chaperone Hsp70 in DNA biosynthesis/cell division (Evidence 2a : Function of homologous gene experimentally demonstrated in an other organism; Product type f : factor): protein MAKIIGIDLGTTNSCVAIMDGGKARVIENSEGDRTTPSIVAYTKDGEVLVGASAKRQAVTNPKNTLYAVKRLIGRKFTDGEVQKDIAHVPYGILAHDNGDAWVEARGKKIAPPQVSADVLRKMKKTAEDYLGEEVTEAVITVPAYFNDSQRQATKDAGRIAGLDVKRIINEPTAAALAYGLDKGDSKDRKIVVYDLGGGTFDVSIIEIANVDGEKQFEVLATNGDTFLGGEDFDNRVIEYLVDEFNKDQGIDLRKDPLALQRLKDAAERAKIELSSAQQTEVNLPYVTADASGPKHLNIKLTRAKLEALVEELIKKSIEPCRTALNDAGLRSSDINEVILVGGQTRMPKVQAAVAEFFGKDPRKDVNPDEAVALGAAIQGGVLAGDVKDVLLLDVTPLSLGIETLGGVFTKIIEKNTTIPTKASQTFSTAEDNQSAVTVHVLQGEREQARYNKSLAKFDLTGIEPAPRGLPQVEVSFDIDANGILHVSAKDKKTNKEQKVEIKAGSGLSEDEINRMVADAETHREEDKKFQELVQARNQADGLIHATRSAITEHGSKVGGDVIGKVESALADLETAMKGDDKAQIESRSKALEEAGQSLYAAAAAAEQGGDAGQGAGASPGPAHDDVVDAEFTEVKDDKKS, encoded by the coding sequence ATGGCAAAGATCATCGGCATCGACCTCGGCACCACCAACTCGTGCGTGGCGATCATGGACGGCGGCAAGGCCCGCGTCATCGAAAACTCGGAAGGCGACCGCACCACGCCCTCCATCGTCGCCTACACCAAGGACGGCGAAGTGCTGGTGGGCGCGTCGGCCAAGCGCCAGGCGGTCACCAACCCCAAGAACACCCTGTACGCGGTCAAGCGCCTGATCGGCCGCAAGTTCACCGACGGCGAAGTGCAGAAGGACATCGCCCACGTGCCGTACGGCATCCTTGCCCATGACAACGGCGACGCCTGGGTGGAAGCGCGCGGCAAGAAAATCGCGCCTCCCCAAGTGTCGGCCGACGTGCTGCGCAAAATGAAGAAAACCGCCGAGGACTACCTGGGCGAAGAAGTCACCGAAGCCGTGATCACGGTGCCGGCGTACTTCAACGACAGCCAGCGCCAGGCGACCAAGGATGCCGGCCGCATCGCCGGGCTGGACGTCAAGCGCATCATCAACGAGCCGACCGCCGCGGCACTGGCCTATGGCCTGGACAAGGGCGACAGCAAGGACCGCAAGATCGTCGTCTATGACCTGGGCGGCGGCACCTTCGACGTGTCGATCATCGAGATCGCCAACGTCGACGGCGAGAAGCAGTTCGAGGTGCTGGCCACCAACGGCGACACCTTCCTCGGCGGCGAGGACTTCGACAACCGCGTCATCGAGTACCTGGTCGACGAGTTCAACAAGGACCAGGGAATCGACCTGCGCAAGGACCCGCTGGCCCTGCAGCGCCTGAAGGACGCGGCCGAGCGCGCCAAGATCGAGCTGTCCAGCGCGCAGCAGACCGAGGTCAACCTGCCGTACGTCACCGCCGACGCCAGCGGCCCGAAGCACCTGAACATCAAGCTGACCCGCGCCAAGCTGGAAGCGCTGGTCGAGGAGCTGATCAAGAAGTCGATCGAGCCGTGCCGCACCGCGTTGAACGATGCCGGCCTGCGTTCGAGCGACATCAACGAGGTCATCCTGGTCGGCGGCCAGACCCGCATGCCCAAGGTGCAGGCGGCGGTGGCCGAGTTCTTCGGCAAGGATCCGCGCAAGGACGTCAACCCGGACGAGGCCGTGGCATTGGGCGCGGCGATCCAGGGCGGCGTGCTGGCCGGTGACGTCAAGGACGTGCTGCTGCTGGACGTGACCCCGCTGAGCCTGGGCATCGAGACCCTGGGCGGCGTGTTCACCAAGATCATCGAGAAGAACACCACCATCCCGACCAAGGCTTCGCAGACCTTCTCCACGGCCGAGGACAACCAGTCGGCGGTGACCGTGCACGTGCTGCAGGGTGAACGCGAGCAGGCCCGCTACAACAAGTCGCTGGCCAAGTTCGACCTGACCGGCATCGAGCCGGCACCGCGTGGCCTGCCGCAGGTGGAGGTGTCCTTCGACATCGACGCCAACGGCATCCTGCACGTGTCGGCCAAGGACAAGAAGACCAACAAGGAGCAGAAGGTCGAGATCAAGGCCGGCTCGGGGCTGTCCGAGGACGAGATCAACCGCATGGTCGCCGACGCCGAGACGCACCGCGAGGAAGACAAGAAGTTCCAGGAACTGGTGCAGGCCCGCAACCAGGCCGACGGCCTGATCCACGCCACCCGCAGCGCCATCACCGAGCACGGCAGCAAGGTCGGAGGCGACGTGATCGGCAAGGTCGAGTCGGCGCTGGCCGACCTGGAAACGGCGATGAAGGGCGACGACAAGGCGCAGATCGAGTCCCGCTCGAAAGCGCTGGAAGAGGCCGGGCAGTCGCTGTATGCGGCCGCGGCCGCCGCCGAGCAGGGCGGCGATGCCGGGCAGGGTGCGGGCGCTTCCCCGGGCCCGGCGCACGACGACGTGGTGGATGCCGAGTTCACCGAGGTCAAGGACGACAAGAAGTCCTGA
- a CDS encoding hypothetical protein (Evidence 5 : No homology to any previously reported sequences) — protein sequence MDHDATLQALHADLDALRIAVEQEDHAEAALIAVRHDRHLREFIETCGTQAAANGLRKLLELQRELTHDMLARRDVAAAHLRSGRQSIRAANAYLQAGTLA from the coding sequence ATGGATCACGACGCCACCCTGCAGGCCCTGCATGCCGACCTCGACGCCCTGCGTATTGCCGTGGAGCAGGAAGACCACGCCGAGGCCGCGTTGATCGCGGTCAGGCACGACCGCCACCTGCGCGAGTTCATCGAAACCTGCGGCACCCAGGCTGCCGCCAACGGCCTGCGCAAGCTGCTGGAGCTGCAGCGCGAACTGACCCACGACATGCTGGCCCGCCGCGACGTCGCTGCGGCGCACCTGCGCAGCGGCCGGCAGTCGATACGCGCCGCCAACGCCTACCTGCAGGCCGGAACGCTGGCATGA
- the fur gene encoding DNA-binding transcriptional dual regulator of siderophore biosynthesis and transport (Evidence 2a : Function of homologous gene experimentally demonstrated in an other organism; PubMedId : 10387106, 1868094, 2015825, 2823881, 2993806; Product type r : regulator): MNTMAMESNDLRKVGLKVTHPRMRILALLEQNTPHHHLTAEDIYRQLLDCGDEIGLATVYRVLTQFEAAGLVLKHNFEGGQAVYELDRGGHHDHMVDVDTGKIIEFESREIEELQKKIATDHGYELEEHSLVLYVRKKRR, encoded by the coding sequence ATGAACACGATGGCCATGGAATCCAATGACCTGCGCAAAGTCGGCCTGAAGGTGACGCATCCGCGGATGCGCATCCTGGCGCTGCTCGAGCAGAACACCCCGCACCACCACCTCACCGCCGAGGACATCTACCGCCAGCTGCTCGATTGCGGCGACGAAATCGGCTTGGCCACGGTCTACCGCGTGCTGACCCAGTTCGAGGCAGCCGGATTGGTGCTCAAGCACAATTTCGAAGGCGGACAGGCGGTCTACGAACTGGACCGCGGCGGCCACCACGACCACATGGTCGACGTGGACACCGGCAAGATCATCGAGTTCGAGAGCCGCGAGATCGAGGAGCTGCAGAAGAAGATCGCCACCGACCACGGCTACGAGCTGGAGGAGCACTCGCTGGTGCTGTACGTGCGCAAGAAGCGGCGGTGA
- the yfjF gene encoding hypothetical protein (Evidence 5 : No homology to any previously reported sequences): MRVEVVLAWPDRYLRRELELPEGCAVAEAVEAAALDVAGETVAIAVHGVLARPAQALHEGDRVELLRPLLADPKENRRRRARGGD, from the coding sequence GTGCGCGTGGAGGTGGTGCTGGCCTGGCCGGACCGTTACCTGCGGCGCGAACTGGAACTGCCCGAAGGATGCGCCGTCGCCGAAGCGGTGGAAGCGGCGGCGCTGGACGTTGCCGGCGAAACTGTCGCCATCGCCGTGCATGGCGTGCTGGCGCGGCCCGCGCAGGCATTGCACGAGGGTGACCGGGTGGAGCTGTTGCGCCCGTTGTTGGCCGACCCCAAGGAAAATCGCCGCCGGCGGGCGCGCGGCGGCGATTGA
- the grpE gene encoding heat shock protein (Evidence 2a : Function of homologous gene experimentally demonstrated in an other organism; PubMedId : 14984054, 1826368, 3045760, 8890154, 9103205; Product type f : factor) — translation MNQDHPEFETMPGAEDAAGQHEAQIQALQAEVEQLKGESLRERADLENQRKRLVRDVEQARKFANEKLLGDLLPVFDSLDAGLAAAGSEPSPLREGLELTYKQLLKVAGDNGLTLLDPASQPFNPEHHQAISQVDAPAGVAPGTVVTVFQKGYLLNERLLRPALVVVAKYD, via the coding sequence ATGAACCAAGACCACCCGGAATTCGAGACCATGCCCGGCGCCGAAGATGCCGCCGGACAGCACGAGGCGCAGATCCAGGCCCTGCAGGCCGAGGTCGAACAGCTCAAGGGCGAATCGCTGCGCGAGCGCGCCGACCTGGAGAACCAGCGCAAGCGGCTGGTGCGCGACGTCGAGCAGGCCCGCAAGTTCGCCAACGAAAAACTGCTGGGCGACCTGCTGCCGGTGTTTGACAGCCTCGATGCGGGACTGGCTGCGGCCGGCAGCGAACCCAGCCCGCTGCGCGAAGGGTTGGAGCTGACTTACAAGCAACTGCTGAAAGTGGCGGGCGACAACGGCCTGACCCTGCTGGACCCGGCCAGCCAGCCGTTCAACCCGGAGCATCACCAGGCCATCAGCCAGGTCGATGCCCCGGCGGGCGTGGCCCCGGGCACGGTGGTGACGGTGTTCCAGAAGGGCTACCTGCTCAACGAGCGCCTGCTGCGGCCGGCGCTGGTGGTGGTGGCGAAGTACGACTGA